The Poecile atricapillus isolate bPoeAtr1 chromosome 19, bPoeAtr1.hap1, whole genome shotgun sequence genome includes the window aaatcccaaaatccccaaaaaaatccccaaaattttcccccaaaattgccaaaacagtgacaaaaaaagtccaaaaattcccccaaaaaatccccaaaaatcccaaaaaattcacaaaaaaatcccccaaaaattcacaaaaaacctcaaaaaatcccaaaaaaatcccaaaaaattcccaaaaaatcacccaaaaatcccaaaatttcccccaaattcccccaaaattttccccccaaatcccccccaaaattcccaaaaaaccccccagaaattcccgttttcccctccttttccagaCCTTTCcgcagctgctgcaggattcCCGCCTTGGCTTTGGGGGCGGGGCCGGTGGGCGTGGCCGGGGGCGTGGCCAAGGGCGGGGCCACGCCCACCATGGCCCGGAGGGCGGGGACTCGCAGCAGCCCCGTCTGCAATAGGCTGAAGCCGTTGGACGTCAGCCAATAGGTGAAGACGGCCTGGGGGGGAGGAGCCAATCAGAGGCGAGGACACGCCCACAAGGGGCGGGGCCTCGCGGCGAACCCGGAAGTGCCGAACCAGGGAGGGAAAACCCGGAAGCGAACCCGGAAGTGCCAAATTAGGAACGAAAAACCCGGAAGTGAACCCGGAAGTGccaaatcaaaaaggaaaaaaccgGAAGTGAACCCGGAAGTGCCAAATCAGGAAATAAAACCCGGAAGTGAACTCGGAAGTGTCAAACCCGGAAGTGAACCCGGAAGTGACGAAACAGGAAGTGGCAAAGCAGAAAGTGGATTTGGGGGTAATTCCCGAGATTTTGGGTGAACACGCCCCCTTTTAAAGTGGTCACGCCCCTCTTAAAGGGACCCATCCGCATTTAAAGGTGGCCACGCCCCTTTTAAAGGGGCACGCCCCATTTTTAAAGGGACAGTAACCCTATTTAAAGTGGCCACGCCCCTTTTAAAGGGACCACACCCTTATTTGAaatggccacgcccccttttaAAATGACCACGCCCCTTTTAAAGGGGCCACGCCCTTCTTAAAGTGACCATACCCTGTTTTTAAAAGGCCACGCCCCTTTTAAAGAGACAGTGCCCCATTTAAAGTGGCCACACCCCCTTTTAAAGTGGCCACGCCCCCATTTAAAGCgctccttttttttaaagtgaccACGCCCAATTTAAAGTGACCCCACCCACATTATGCGTGGCCACGCCCCTCTTAAAGTGACCACGCCCCATTTTAAAACGGCCACGCCCCTTTTAAAGGGACAGTACCCCATTTAAAGTGGCCATGCCCCTATTTTTATTTGGCCACGCCCCCATTTAAAGTGACCCCGCCACCTTTTAAAGTGACCCCGCCCCCGACTCACGCTGGGGAAGTGGATGATGAAGGGCAGGAAGACGAGGGGGAGGAACCTCAGGATTTGACGGacaggccccgcccccggcgcgGCCACGCCCGTCTCCGCCCCCAGCTGCGGAGAAATGCAAATCAGCCACGCCCCTCATTTGCATACAAGGTGCCCCGCCCCTTTTTGCTGCTTAATTTCTAttaaaacccccccaaaaatggaatttttaaccaaaatttgcatattttaagcaaattttgaattatttttgtttctcaaCCACTTGGCCACGCCCACtttaagccacgcccaccccaccccctccaaaatcccaattttcccacaaaattcccgttttttttcgacaaaattcccattttttttggacaaaattcccattttttatcaAAATCGTTTTTTTATctcccaaaatctcattttcccaccctaaaattcccattttttaccccaaaattcccatttttttacccaaaaattccattttttcctgaaaacttttaatttcttcccgaaattcccatttttttcccaaaaatttcattttttactaaaaattcccatttcttttatcaaaaattactcattttccacccaaaattctcatttttaaccaaaaagttccattttccccaaaattcccatttttgcccCAGaacatcccatttttcccccaaaattcacattttaccccccaaaaaaccccattttacactaaaaattccatttttttcacctaaaaatccccattttttatCCCAATCCCGTTCTCCTCataaatccccattttccctctaaaatccccattttttcccttaaaaatctgattttttcacctaaaaattccatttttgcacctaaaacttcaattttttcacctaaaaatccccatttttttctccaaaaatccccatttttccccaatttcattttcatccaaaatccccattttttcctctaaaattcacatttttccacccaaaatccccaatttttgccataaaaatcccatttcttctcataaaaattccattttttccctaaaatccccattttttcccctaaaatctctttttcccaaatccccatttttctaccgaaaaaatccaatttttccatctaaaatccccatttttccccaataaaatccccattttttgccataaaaaatccattttttcacccaaaaatcccattttttcccctaaaatctccttttcccaattccccatttttccacctaaaaaatccaatttttccctccaaaatccccatttttccatctaaaatctccattttttgccataaaaaatccatttcttcacccaaaaatcccattttttcccctaaaatctccttttcccaaatccccatttttccacccaaaaaatccgatttttccctctaaaatccccatttttccccctaaaatctccattttttaccataaaaattccattttttcacctaaaaatcccatttttttcccaaaatccccatttttttcccctaaaatctCCTTTCTCGGAATCCCCATTTTTCTACctaaaaaatccaatttttttcctctaaaatccccattttttgccataaaaaatccattttttgccataaaaaatccattttttcacctaaaaacttcattttttcgCCTAAAagtcccattttttttcccaaaatccccgttttttcccccaaatcctctcacCTCCAGGACGAGCCAGGTGGAGGCGGTGACCAGCACGGGCAGGATGTACAGGGGGTCGGGAGCTGCCAAATTTGGGAACCAGCCCAAACCCCCCTGCAGGAACCACGGCACCGGCGCCGCCGCCatcccctgcagagccaggaaaaaagagacaaaaagggGGGTCTGGGGGACCCCCCgaaatcagggaaaattccagaaaaattggggaattttgggggattttttgtggtttttttgaatttttttggaatttttttggaattttttggagtttttttggaattttttctgatttttttctgattttttttgattttttttcactttttttcttgatctttcaagtgatttttttggaatttttaagAGATTTGTTGGGTCAGGAATGccccaaaatcagggaaaattccagaaaaatttgggaattttgggggatttttcgtacttttttggaatttttttgggaattttttctgatttttttcagattttttggggggttttttctgggttttttcacattttttcttgattttttaagtgatttttttccaatttttaagAGATTTATTGGGTTCGAAATCCCCCgaaatcagggaaaattccagaaaaattggggaattttgggggattttttatggtttttttgaattttttttgaatttttttggaatttttttggaattttttctgatttttttctgatattttttgggtttttttcactttttttcttgatctttaaagttgattttttttgaattttcgAGGCATTTATTGGGCCTGGAATCCCCctaaatcagggaaaaattccagaaaaatttgggaattttgggggatttttcgggttttttggaaatttttttggaattttttctgatttttttctgatttttttttggtttttttcactttttttcttgatctttccagtgatttttttcGAATTTTCAAGAGATTTATTGGGTTTGGAATCCCCCgaaatcagggaaaattccagaaaaattggggaattttgggggatttttcgggttttttgggaatttttttggaattttttttggaattttttctgattttttttgggtttttttcacatttttttcttgatctttaaagtggatttttttgaattttcaagGGATTTATTGGGtctgaaatcccccaaaatcagggaaaattccagaaaaattggggaattttgggggctttttcgggttttttttgaatttttttggaattttttctgatttttttctgattttttggttttttttcacttttttccttgattttttaagtgatttttttcgAAGTTTCAAAGGATTTATTTGGTCTGGGAATccccaaaatcagggaaaattccaaaaaaattggggaattttgggggatttttcggggtttttttggaattttttttggaattttttctgttttttttcagattttttggggtttttttctgggttttttcacattttttcttgATCTTTAAAGTGATGTTTTTTGAATTTTCAAGGGATTTATTGGGTTTGGAATCCcccaaaaccagggaaaattccagaaaaattgcggaattttgggggattttttgtatatttttataatttttaaattttttttaaagacttttttctcatttttttctgatttttttttggttttttcctgatttttggtggttttttcttgattttttaactgggtttttttgaattttcaaggaatttttttggtctggaatcccccaaaatcagggaaaaatccagaaaaatttgggaattttgggggattttttatatttttttttttaattatttttttcatcttttctgatttttttaacattttttcttgatttttttaaagtgtttttacCAAAATTTTTTTGGGTTAAtcccaaattattttcatttaatccccaaatttttctcAGGGCAAATTCCCAACTTTTCTCTGTTAATTCCCTAATTTTTTACCCCTTAATTCCTAAACTTTTTGGGATAATTCCCACATTTTTTGGGttaattcccagatttttttggCGGgtaattcccagatttttttgggtgttaattcccaaattttttgggttaattccccgattttttgggggttaattcccagtttttttgggggttaattccctgattttttcagaacaattcccagattttttttgtgacaattcccaaatttttttgggttaattcccagattttttggGTCGATTCCcgaatttttttgggggatttttatcCAAACCTGCACGAGGGGCACCAGGAAACCCCGGAGCGGATTCACGTCGTGGCGCCGCTGGTACGACACCAGCTCCGAGTAAGCCACGGCCACTGAAGGGTTAAAAAGGGGGCGTGGTCAGCCTGGAAGGGGCGTGGCCACCAAGCCACACCCACCCCGGACCGGCCACGCCcacaaaaatttggggaaaaaccattaaaaaatggtaaaaacataacagaaattaaaatgggGTGAGGTCCCTTTAAGAACAAGCCACACCCACTCTGTGCCCATATATGGAATGGACACTTAAGGGAGGCCACGCCCCTTTTCTCACCAAGCCGCGCCCacaaaaaattggggaaaaaacattaaaaatggtaaaaaaagaaaaaaatataaaatgggGTGAGGTCCCTTTAAGAACAAGCCCCTCCCACTTTGTTAAGCCACGCCCCCAAAATCTTAAGCCACGCccccaaatttccatttttagccatttttaccccattttttggccttttttcacccaaatttcaccccaaatgCCCCAAAACTTCACGAAATCGCCCCAAAATTGAAGCCACGCCCCTTTTAGGCCACACCCACTTAAGCCACGCCCACATCCCTTAAGCCACGCccccaaatttccatttttaaccattttaaccccattttttggctttttttcacccaaatttCGCCCCAAATGCCCCAAAACTTCGTGAAATCGCCCCAAATTTGTGGCCACGCCCCCTTAGGCCACACCCACTTAAGCCACGCCCACATCCCTTAAGCCACGCCCACATCCCTTAAGCCACGCCCCCAAATTGCCATTTTTAGccatttttaccccatttttgGACCTTTTTTCACCCAAATTTCGCCCCAATGTCCCAAAACTTCACGAAAACGCCCCAAAATTGAAGCCACGCCCCCTTTAGGCCACACCCACTTAAGCCACGCCCAAACCCACTTAAGCCACGCCCACATCCCTTAAGCCACGCccccaaatttccatttttggCCATTTTAACCcctttttttggtcttttttcgCTCAAATTTCGCCCCCAAGGCCCCAAATCTTCACCAAATTTTAAGGCCACGCCCATCAAGCCACACCCACTTAAGCCACGCCCACATCCCTTAAGCCACGCCCACATCCCTTAAGCCACGCccccaaatttccatttttagccatttttaccccattttttcGCCTTTTTTCACCCAAATTTCGCCCCAAAGGTCCCAAATCTTCACCAAATTTTAAGGCCACGCCCCTTTAGGCCACACCCACTTAAGCCACGCCCACATCCTTTAAACCACGCCCACTTATTTCGATTTTTAGCCATTTTAACCCcgttttttggtcttttttcacccaaatttcgcccaaaatgccccaaaacttCGCGAAATCGCCCCAAAACTGAAGCCCCGCCCACCCTGGTTGGCGTCGGCGCCGCGCCGCGCCTCGGCCAGGCGCTGGGAGAGGCGCTGGAGCTGCGGGAGGTGGCGGGAGAGACGGGCGGCCTCGCGCTGGCCCCGCAGcaccaggggcagcaggaggagacGGGCGCCCACCGTGCctggaaaagataaaaaaagaacaaaatttggggtgaaatcctgggattttgggggaaaaggaaaaaaatttggggaaaaacggtgaaaaaatggcGGAATTCGGGTAAAAAATGGGGGAGCTACGCTggaaattcaattttttttaatgaatttggaccaaaaattgtcatttttaacctaaaattctattttaggatgaaattctgggattttgggtaaaaaagtaaaaattctgataaaaaacagtgaaaaaacgAGGGAATTCAGGTAAAAAATGAGGGAGTTATGGACAAAATCCTGCTTTTTATCAAATTTAGACCAAAAATTGCCattttttgccccaaaattctattttaagatgaaattctgggattttgggtgaaaaggaaaaaaatctggtgaAAAAACGAGAGAATTTGAGTAAAAAATGAGAGAGTTATGGACAAAATTCTGGTATTTGATCGAATTTAGACCAAAAATCGGCATTTTTGCCTCAAAATTCTACCTTAGAATgagattctgggattttgggtaaagaagaaaaaaaatgtgggaaaatggtgaaaaaatggcaaaatttgggtaaaaaatggGAGAGTTACGGTAAAAATTcgatttttttaaatgaatttggACCAAAAATCGTCATCTTTAACCCAAAATTCTATTTTAGGATGAAATGATGGGATTTTgggtaaaaaggaaaaaaatctgataaaaaACCAGCGGAATTCGGGTAAAAAATGGGGGAGTTACGGTCAAAATTcgatttttttaaatgaatttggACGAAAAATCGtcatttttaacccaaaattcTATTTTAGGATGAAATGATGGGATTTTGGGtaagaaagtaaaaattctgattaaaaacagtgaaaaaacaagggaatttgggtaaaaaatgAGGGAGTTATGGacaaaatcctgtttttttatcaaatttagACCAAAAATTGGCATTTTTGGACCCAAAATTCAATTTTGGGAtgaaattctgggattttggatgaaaagggaaaaaatttggcgaaaaacggtgaaaaaatggcagaatttgggtaaaaaatggGGGAGCTACGTTcgaaattcaattttttttctcacatttggtccaaaaaacatcatttttaacccaaatttccattttaggatgaaattctgggattttgggtaaagtagaaaaaaacctggtgaaaaatggtgaaaaaaacGGCGGAATTCCAGTAAAAAATGTGGAAGTTATGGACAAAATTATGGTTTTTGATCGAATTTAGACCAAAAATTGGCATTTTTGGACccaaaattctattttaagatgaaattctgggattttgggtaaaaaggaaaaaaatctggtgaaaaatggtgaaaaaaacGGCGgaatttgggtaaaaaatggGGGAGTTACGGAAAAAATTCGATTTTTTAATCTAATTTGACCCAAAAAtggtcatttttttttcaaaaaaaatcccattttttccccccaaaaatcccacttttttccccccaaaaatccaaattttttccccaaaaaaataccaaatttttccccaaaaaatcccattttttcacaaaaaaatccaaatttttccccaaaaaattgcattttttcccccagaaaattacattttttccccaaaaaaatcccattttttcccccaaaaaatcccaaattttccccaaaaaatcccaatttttttccccaaaatatcccaaattttttccaaaaaaatcccaatttttccccaaaaaaaatcccaagttttttccccaaaaaaatcccaaattttttccccaaaaaatcccaaatttttcccccaaaaatcccaattttttctcccaaaaaatcccaatttttttctctccaaaaatcccattttttctcccaaaaaatccaaattttttccccaaaaaaatcccaattttttccccaaaaaatcccaattttttccccaaaaaaatgccaattttttctcccaaaaaatcccaaattttttccccaaaaaaatcccatttttttccctaaaaaatcccatttttttcccccaaaaatcccaattttttcccaaaaaaatcccatttttttcccaaaaaatcccaaatttttccccaaataatcccaaattttttccctaaaaaatcccaatttttcccccaaaaaatcccatttttttaccaaaaaatcccaaatctttttcccaaaaaaatcgcattttttccccccaaaaatcccaattttttccctaaaaaatcccaaattttttccccaaaaaatcccaattttttccccaaaaaatcccaaatttttctcaaaaaaatcccaattccattccagaaggttctggatcaTTCCCACGGCCGTGGCCccgcccagccccagctcctcccaaatccccccccaaaaacatcaaaactccacccaaaacatccccaaaaaccccaaaaacacaacTTGGACAACAAAAATCACCATTTGcaccaaaatcccccattttctgccaaaacacaccaaaatcCACCACCACATCCACCCCAAcctaaaatcccatttttcccaacccaaaatcaccaatccccttcccccaaaaaatcccaaattttcacctacccaaaatcccccaaccCTTTCTcccaaaaataccaaatttCTCCCAACAAATCCAATTTTACaaatccaaaaatcccaatttttcccccaaaaatcccaattttttcccaaaaaatcccaaatttttccctaaaaaatcccaaatttttcccaaaaaatcccaattttccccaaaaaaattccaattttccccccaaaaatcccaattttttctcaaaaaataccaatttttcccccaaaaaatcccaaattttttcccccaaaaagtcccaatttttcccccaaaaaatcccaattttttccacaaaaaataccaaatttttcccccaaaaataccaaattttttctcaaaaaatcccaattttttccccaaaaacccatttttttccccaaaaaatcccaaatttttaccccaaaaaatcccaattttttccccaaaaatcccaatttttcccccaaaaaatcccaaattttttccccaaaaaatcccatttttttctcaaaaaaatctcattttttctcaaaaaaaccccatttttttccccaaaaaatcccaattttttccccaaaaaatcccaattttttacacaaaaaaatccagtttttctcccaaaaaatcacaatttttttctccccaaaaatcccaaattttttcccaaaaaatcccaatttttttaccaaaagtcccaaattttttccccaaaaaatcccaaagttttcccaaaaaatcccaattttttcccaaaaaatctcaatttttcccccccaaaaaatcccaatttttccccaaaaatcccaatttttccccccaaaaaaatcccaaatttttccccaaaaaaatcccaatttttccccaaaaaatccaaattttttcaccaaaaaaattccaattttttctcaaaaaatcccaaatttttttcgcaaaaaatcccatttcttcctcaaaaaatcccaaattttttccccaaaaaatcccaaattttttccaaaaaaatcccattttttttcccaaaatcagatttttttcccaaaatcccatttttccccaaaatcccattttttccccaaaatccccatttttcccaaactcccattttttcccaaacccccattttcccccaaaatcccatttttttcccaaaaaatcccaatttttgccccaaaaaaaatcccaaattttttccaaaaaatccctttttttttttcccaaatccccccatttttcccccaaaatctccatttgttccccaaaatccccatttttcccaaactcccattttttcccaaacccccattttcccccaaaatcccattttttcccaaaatcccattttttttccccaaaaatcagatttttttttcccaaaatcccattttttcccaaaaccccccgtttttcccccaaaatctccatttGTTCCCCACCTGCGGCGATGGCCCCCcagcagggcagccccagctccaggtgCAGCcattccagaaggttctggatcattcccaaaatcccaatttttcccccaaaaaatcgcaaattttttccccaaaaaaatcccaattttttccccaaaaaatcccaaattttccccaaaaaatcccaaattttttccccaaaaaatcccaaatttttccccaaaaaataccaattttttccccaaaaaaacccaattttttctcaaaaaaaatcccaaattttcccccaaaaaatcccaaatttttccccaaaaataccaaattttttcccaaaaaaatcaaatttttccccagaaaaccccaaattttcccccaaaaaatcccaaattttttccccaaaaaatcccaaattttttccccaaaaaatcccatattttccccaaaaaatcgaatttttcccccaaaaaaatcacatttttttccaaaaaaatcccattttttttccccaaaaatcagatttttttttcccaaaaaaacccaattttttcccccaaaaactccaaattttctcccaaaaattcccaatttttcccccaaaaaatcacaattttttcacaaaaaatcccaattttttccccaaaaaatcccaaattttctcccaaaaaatcccattttttcccccaaaaaattccatctttttctcaaaaaatcccaattttttccccaaaaaatcccatttttcccaaaaccccccgtttttcccccaaaatctccatttGTTCCCC containing:
- the OXA1L gene encoding mitochondrial inner membrane protein OXA1L isoform X1, translated to MMAAATPRLRPLLLRSLTIQRFRGPLWSCGAAPGLGPAVRGVASAGEQPLPLPSPPPSPSPPPPALPEAPEFSGKIPNLEDLGLGGATPVGMIQNLLEWLHLELGLPCWGAIAAGTVGARLLLLPLVLRGQREAARLSRHLPQLQRLSQRLAEARRGADANQVAVAYSELVSYQRRHDVNPLRGFLVPLVQTPLFVSFFLALQGMAAAPVPWFLQGGLGWFPNLAAPDPLYILPVLVTASTWLVLELGAETGVAAPGAGPVRQILRFLPLVFLPFIIHFPSAVFTYWLTSNGFSLLQTGLLRVPALRAMVGVAPPLATPPATPTGPAPKAKAGILQQLRKEWREAQATHEAEQRRWRLKNHLDLAAKGPLRQTFAKNPLPTPSTAPAPTSESPKRPWKNTLG
- the OXA1L gene encoding mitochondrial inner membrane protein OXA1L isoform X2, with amino-acid sequence MMAAATPRLRPLLLRSLTIQRFRGPLWSCGAAPGLGPAVRGVASAGEQPLPLPSPPPSPSPPPPALPEAPEFSGKIPNLEDLGLGGATPVGMIQNLLEWLHLELGLPCWGAIAAGTVGARLLLLPLVLRGQREAARLSRHLPQLQRLSQRLAEARRGADANQVAVAYSELVSYQRRHDVNPLRGFLVPLVQTPLFVSFFLALQGMAAAPVPWFLQGGLGWFPNLAAPDPLYILPVLVTASTWLVLELGAETGVAAPGAGPVRQILRFLPLVFLPFIIHFPSAVFTYWLTSNGFSLLQTGLLRVPALRAMVGVAPPLATPPATPTGPAPKAKAGILQQLRKD